The DNA sequence AATAATTTATTCTGAGGAAGAATTGAGAATTTTAAGAAATGTTGTATATGCTCAATACGGTTATAAGTTCAAAGATGAAGAATTATTAAAATATTTCAATCAATTCGATTGGTATTTTCCAGATCCACATTTAGAAATAGAAAAAATTACTCTAACACAGAATGAAGATGAATTTATTAAGATGATTCAAGAAAGAGAATCCGAATTGAAGAAATCGGAATAATTTATTAAGAAAAAACATTTAGAGTTGTGACAGATGATAACATTGGCAAAATATCAATGGTTACTTGGAGATTTAACTCGTTATGACACCACTGCTTTTTGCCATGACCGTTATCATCAATCGCAACTCTAATTAAATATAAAAGACAAATTGAGCCTATTGAAGTAAAATCAAATACCAGAACAAATATAAAATAAAATATTTTTTCATAAAATGTAAGTTTTATACATCATCCCCTTTTTTAACAACTCCTTATTCCGTAGCTAAATAAATGTAAATGTGTACTTTAAGTATCACAAATAATCTGTACCCTTTGTCAAGGACAATGATAAAAAGGGGGTTGTTCTAAAAGTTGACTTCTGTATTCAACAGGAGTCAACTTTTTCAAATCCCATTGTGGTCTATCATTGTTATAGTA is a window from the Patescibacteria group bacterium genome containing:
- a CDS encoding IS3 family transposase gives rise to the protein YYNNDRPQWDLKKLTPVEYRSQLLEQPPFYHCP